The Canis aureus isolate CA01 chromosome 9, VMU_Caureus_v.1.0, whole genome shotgun sequence genome has a segment encoding these proteins:
- the TMEM121 gene encoding transmembrane protein 121: protein MVLPPPDRRHVCLTTLVIMGSMAVMDAYLVEQNQGPRKIGVCIIVLVGDVCFLLVLRYVAVWVGAEVRTAKRGYAMILWFLYIFVLEIKLYFIFQNYKAARRGAADPVARKALTLLLSVCVPGLFLLLVALDRMEYVRTFRKREDLRGRLFWVALDLLDLLDMQANLWEPPRTGLPLWAEGLTFFYCYMLLLVLPCVALSEVSMQGEHIAPQKMMLYPVLSLATVNVVAVLARAANMALFRDSRVSAIFVGKNVVALATKACTFLEYRRQVRDFPPPALALELQPPPAQRNSVPPPLHGPPGRPHGPSPTRDALGT from the coding sequence ATGGTGCTGCCGCCCCCGGACCGGCGCCACGTGTGCCTGACCACGCTGGTGATCATGGGCAGCATGGCGGTCATGGACGCGTACCTGGTGGAGCAGAACCAGGGCCCGCGCAAGATCGGGGTGTGCATCATCGTGCTGGTGGGCGACGTGTGCTTCCTGCTGGTGCTGCGCTACGTGGCCGTGTGGGTGGGCGCCGAGGTGCGCACGGCCAAGCGCGGCTACGCCATGATCCTCTGGTTCCTCTACATCTTCGTGCTGGAGATCAAGCTCTACTTCATCTTCCAGAACTACAAGGCGGCGCGCAGGGGCGCGGCCGACCCGGTGGCGCGCAAGGCGCTGACGCTGCTGCTGTCGGTGTGCGTGCCCGGCCTCTTCCTGCTGCTCGTGGCGCTCGACCGCATGGAGTACGTGCGCACCTTCCGCAAGCGCGAGGACCTGCGGGGCCGCCTCTTCTGGGTGGCGCTGGACCTGCTGGACCTGCTGGACATGCAGGCCAACCTGTGGGAGCCGCCGCGCACCGGGCTGCCGCTCTGGGCCGAGGGCCTCACCTTCTTCTACTGCTAcatgctgctgctggtgctgccgTGCGTGGCGCTCAGCGAGGTCAGCATGCAGGGCGAGCACATCGCGCCGCAGAAGATGATGCTCTACCCCGTGCTCAGCCTCGCCACCGTCAACGTGGTGGCCGTGCTGGCGCGCGCCGCCAACATGGCCCTGTTCCGCGACAGTCGCGTCTCGGCCATCTTCGTGGGCAAGAACGTGGTGGCGCTGGCCACCAAGGCCTGCACCTTCCTCGAGTACCGCCGCCAGGTGCGCGACTTCCCGCCGCCCGCGCTCGCGCTGGAGCTGCAGCCGCCGCCCGCGCAGCGCAACTCGGTGCCGCCGCCGCTGCACGGCCCGCCCGGCCGCCCCCACGGGCCCTCGCCCACGCGCGACGCCCTGGGCACGTGA